CGCGTAGTCGACGTTCTCGAGCACGAAGTCGACGCCCGAGCCGCCCGGCCCGCCGGGGTTCACGAGGATCGAGCCCCGCGCCTCACCCGACTGGGCGGGCTGGCGCACGAGCGCGAGCTCGATGTCCTCGCCGTCGATCGACGCCCAGTCGAGCGGCGCGGTCGCGGTCGCGCACTGCATGCCGTCGCCGCATCCCTCCCATTCGAGGACCTGGTGATAGTAGGGCTCGAGATCGGCGGCGACCTCCTCCCCCGTGGGCGTCGACGCGGGCTCCATGCGCGGCGCCTGGAACCAGGCCAGACAGCCGCTCAGGACGAGCGGCACCGCGGCGGCGACCGCGAGCGCGACGAGGATCCTGGCGCGCGCGCGGCGCGGTCCGCGCGGGCGCGAGGCGCTCACCGCGCTCCTCCGGGCTGTGCCTCGCGCACGCGGACGGCGCTCACGAGCGCCGCCTCGATCGCGAGGAGCGGCGCGACGTTGCCCTCGATCCGCGTGCGCGCCTCGGCGACGGCATCGAGGGTGGCGAGGGTCTGCGGTGCGTCGCCGAGCGCCGCGGCCTCCCGGATGCCGTCGGCGATCGCCGCGTTGACGAGCTCGCCGCCGACGCCGAGCTGGGTGACGAGCACGTCGCGGTAGAGGGAGAGGAGGTCGACGAGGATGCGGTCGAGGCCGTCGCGGAGGCTGCGGGTGGCGCGCCGCTTCTGATCCTCCTCGAGGTGCTTGAGCTGGGCGCGGAGCGCCGGGGGCACCGTGCCGCCGGGCTCGACGCCGAGGGACCTGAGCGCCTCCTCGCGCTCGACGGCATCCCGCTCCTCGGTGATGGCCTTCGCGTCGGCGGCGGCGATCTCGTGGAGCTCGGCGGCCGCCCGGACGGCGCCGCCGACGCTGCGGATGCCGAGTGCGGCCTGGAGCGTCCGCGAGCGGCGCTCTCGGGCGTCGGCGTCGGTCGCGAGGCGGTGCGCCATGCCGATGTGCGACTGGGCCTCGCGGGCCGCGGTCTCGGCGATCGCGGCCGGCACGCCGTCGCGCTGCTCGAGGAGGGCGGCGACCTCGCGCACGGTCGGCACGCGGAGTCGGAGCGAGCGGACGCGCGAGCGGATCGTGGGGATGAGGTCGGCCTCGCTCGGCGCGCAGAGGATCCAGACGGTGCGCGGCGGCGGCTCCTCGAGCGCTTTGAGGAGGACGTTGGAGGTGCGCTCGGTCATGCGGTCCGCGTCCTCGATGACCATGACCCGGTAGCGGCCGGAGGAGGGCGAGAACTGGCTCTTCGCGACGAGCTGGCGCACCTCCTCGATCGCGATGATGACGCGCTCGGTGCTGAGGACGCCGAGGTCGGGGTGGGTGCGCGCGTGGACCTGCGCCTCGACGGCGGCGGGATCCTCGCCGTCTCGCGCGATGAGCGCGGCGGCGAAGGCGTAGGCGAGGTTGGAGCGCCCGGAGCCGGGCGGGCCGGTGATGAGCCAGGAGTGGGTCATGCCCTCGCCCCGCTCGGCTGCGGCCCGCACGGCGGCGACCGCGGCATCCTGCCCGACGACCTCGTCCCAGCCCATCAGCGCGAGCCCGCCTCGAGCAGCTCGGCGACGCGGACGCGGATGCGCTCGGCGAGCACCTCGGGCGCCTCGCTCGCATCGAGCACGAGGAAGCGCCCGGGCTCCGCCTCGGCGAGCGCGAGGTAGGCGGCACGGACCCGCTCGTGGAAGTCCTGCTCCTCGGCCTCGAGCCGGTCGTACCGGGTGCGCGACGCGTCGAGCCGTTCGCGGCCGGCGGCGGGGTCGAGGTCGAGCAGGATGGTGAGGTCGGGCAGCAGGCCCTCGGCCGCCCAGAGCGAGAGGCGCCGCACCTCGTCGGCGTCGAGGACCCGGCCGGCGCCCTGGTAGGCGACGGAGGAGTCGAGGTAGCGGTCCTGGATGACGATCTCGCCCCGCTCGAGCGCCGGTCGCACGGCGGTCGCGATGTTGTGGGCGCGATCGGCCGCGTAGAGGAGCGCCTCGGCGCGCGGGGCCATGTACCCGCGACGGTGGAGGATGATCTCGCGAAGCTCGAGGCCGAGCTCGGTGCCGCCGGGCTCGCGCGCGTGCTCGACCGTGCGACCCTGCTCCTCGAGCCAGGCGGTGAGCCGCCGCGACTGCGTGGTCTTGCCGGAGCCGTCGCCGCCCTCGAGGGTGATGAAGAGCCCGGCCATGCGGTGCGCGGCTCCCGTCACTTCTTCTTCGCGGCGGTGCTGCGCTTCGCGGGCGCCTTCTTGGCGGGCGCCTTGCGCTTCACCGGCCCCTTCGCGCGCTTGTCGGCGAGCAGCTGGACGGCGCGGTCGAAGTCGACCGCCTCGACGTCCTCGCCGCGCGGGATCGTCGCATTCGTGATCCCGTCGGTGACGTAGGGGCCGAAGCGGCCGTCGCGCACCCGGATCGGCTTGCCGCTCTCGGGGTCGGCGTCGAACTCCTTGAGGGCACTCGATGCGCGCTTCGCGCCGTACTTCGGCTGCGCGAGCAGCGCGAGGGCGCCGGCGAGGTCGAGCTCGAAGATCTGGTCCTCGCTCTCGAGGGAGCGCGTCTCGGAGCCCTTCTTGAGGTAGGCGCCGTAGCGGCCGTTCTGCGTGGTGATGTCGTCGCCCGACTCCGGATCCTGGCCGACGACGCGCGGCAGCGCGAGGAGGCGGATCGCGGTGTCGAAGTCGACCGTCGCCGGGTCCATGGACTTGAAGAGGGATGCGGTGCGCGGCTTCGGCGCGGCCTCCTTCTTCTTGCGGCTCGGCTTGGGCGCCTCCTCCGCGACCTCGGGCTCCGGCTCGAGCTCGGTGACGTAGGGGCCGAAGCGGCCGTCCTTCACGACGATCTGCTTGCCGCTGTCGGGGTCGGTGCCGAGCACCCGATCGCCGACGACGGGCGCGTCGATGAGCTCGCGCGCCTTCGCGGGCGTGAGCTCGTCGGGGGCCAGCTCCTCGGGGATGTTCACGCGCCGCGGGGTCTCGCCCTCGGGCGCCGGCACCTCGAGGTACGGGCCGTACTTCCCGATGCGGAGGGTGATGTCGTCGGCGATGCGGATCGAGTTGATGTCGCGCGCGTCGATCTCGCCGAGGTTGTCGATGACGTTGCGGAGGCCGCGGTGCCCGGCGCCGCCGAAGTAGAAGCCTTTCAGCCACTCGACGCGATCCTCGCCGCCGCCCGCGATGCGATCGAGGTCGTCCTCCATGCTCGCGGTGAAGTCGTACTGCACGAGGTCGCCGAAGTACTCCTCGAGGAGCCGGACGACGCTGAAGGCGATCCAGCTCGGCACGAGCGCGGTGCCGCGGGGGGTGACGTAGCCGCGGTCGACGATCGTCGAGATGATGGCCGCGTAGGTCGAGGGCCGCCCGATGCCGAGCTCCTCGAGCGTCTTGACGAGGCTCGCCTCCGTGTAGCGGGGCGGCGGGCTCGTCTCGTGCCCCTTGGCCTCCACCTCGCGGAGCACCAGGCTCTGGCCCTCGGCGAGCTGCGGCAGGCGCTCCTCGCGGGCCTCGGGGGCGCTTTCGCGCTCCTCGTCGCGACCCTCCTCGTAGGCGGCGAGGAAGCCGCGGAAGGTGATGACGGTGCCGGAGGCGGTCAGCTCGGCCTCGCCCGCGTCAGCCGTCTTCGCCTGGATGGTGACGGTCGCGGTGGAGCCGCGCGCGTCGGCCATCTGCGAGGCGACGGTCCGCTTCCAGATGAGGTCGTAGA
The Homoserinibacter sp. YIM 151385 DNA segment above includes these coding regions:
- a CDS encoding DNA polymerase III subunit delta', producing the protein MGWDEVVGQDAAVAAVRAAAERGEGMTHSWLITGPPGSGRSNLAYAFAAALIARDGEDPAAVEAQVHARTHPDLGVLSTERVIIAIEEVRQLVAKSQFSPSSGRYRVMVIEDADRMTERTSNVLLKALEEPPPRTVWILCAPSEADLIPTIRSRVRSLRLRVPTVREVAALLEQRDGVPAAIAETAAREAQSHIGMAHRLATDADARERRSRTLQAALGIRSVGGAVRAAAELHEIAAADAKAITEERDAVEREEALRSLGVEPGGTVPPALRAQLKHLEEDQKRRATRSLRDGLDRILVDLLSLYRDVLVTQLGVGGELVNAAIADGIREAAALGDAPQTLATLDAVAEARTRIEGNVAPLLAIEAALVSAVRVREAQPGGAR
- the topA gene encoding type I DNA topoisomerase: MPATKKLVIVESPAKAKTIAQYLGDGYEVQASVGHIRDLVEPKNLPAELKKGSLGKFSIDVDNGFQPYYVVSDEKKRTVTDLKKALKEADELYLATDEDREGEAIAWHLLEVLKPKVPVKRMVFHEITKEAIQRAQENTRELDTALVDAQETRRILDRLYGYEVSPVLWRKVGPGLSAGRVQSAATRLVVDRERERLAFVSAVYWDLSTELGTSAEEGAAGFQARLARLDGRRIATGRDFDDRGALKSDAVALDEAAAETLASALRAESTTVTVASVESKPYTRRPAAPFTTSTLQQEAARKLRFSARQTMSVAQALYENGHITYMRTDSPSLSKQAIDAARSQAARLYGAETVPEKPRAYAGKSKNAQEAHEAIRPAGDVFKTPSELSGTLRGNDFKLYDLIWKRTVASQMADARGSTATVTIQAKTADAGEAELTASGTVITFRGFLAAYEEGRDEERESAPEAREERLPQLAEGQSLVLREVEAKGHETSPPPRYTEASLVKTLEELGIGRPSTYAAIISTIVDRGYVTPRGTALVPSWIAFSVVRLLEEYFGDLVQYDFTASMEDDLDRIAGGGEDRVEWLKGFYFGGAGHRGLRNVIDNLGEIDARDINSIRIADDITLRIGKYGPYLEVPAPEGETPRRVNIPEELAPDELTPAKARELIDAPVVGDRVLGTDPDSGKQIVVKDGRFGPYVTELEPEPEVAEEAPKPSRKKKEAAPKPRTASLFKSMDPATVDFDTAIRLLALPRVVGQDPESGDDITTQNGRYGAYLKKGSETRSLESEDQIFELDLAGALALLAQPKYGAKRASSALKEFDADPESGKPIRVRDGRFGPYVTDGITNATIPRGEDVEAVDFDRAVQLLADKRAKGPVKRKAPAKKAPAKRSTAAKKK
- the tmk gene encoding dTMP kinase, producing the protein MAGLFITLEGGDGSGKTTQSRRLTAWLEEQGRTVEHAREPGGTELGLELREIILHRRGYMAPRAEALLYAADRAHNIATAVRPALERGEIVIQDRYLDSSVAYQGAGRVLDADEVRRLSLWAAEGLLPDLTILLDLDPAAGRERLDASRTRYDRLEAEEQDFHERVRAAYLALAEAEPGRFLVLDASEAPEVLAERIRVRVAELLEAGSR